The Branchiostoma lanceolatum isolate klBraLanc5 chromosome 3, klBraLanc5.hap2, whole genome shotgun sequence DNA segment TTTTCcaggacctggacctgatcaaGCACAGTTCGGCTCATGCGGGCGCCTCGGCTCTAGCGGACGAGCTCACGCGGTTACAGAAGCCGAAAAACGTCCGCATTCTGGACGTGGCCGCCGGGACGGGGTTCTGTGGACTAGAGGTAGGTGTGGTTTACTTACCTCTTTCAGTTCTTTCCTTTTACATCACAGATTGTCTACTGTGATTTCTCTGAAGGCAAACATGTGATTCATGTGGTTACTAGTATACTATACAAATTCTGGCGACTTCTTGAATGACAACACGCTATTGCAAAGATATACATCGTGAACCAATATTCTGAACCACACAAAATCGTTGGAGTACTTTCCTTTGTCCGTCCTGCAGCTTAAGAAACGAGGCTTCACCAACATCGATGCCTTAGACGCTTGTCAGGAGATGCTGAACGTGGCGGAGAGCAAAGACGTGTACAAGTCTCTGATCTGTGAGGATGTGGGGGATAAGCCTCTCCAGATAGAAAACGGTAAGCACGGGCTGACCCGAACCATGACTTGTGTAGTTGTCGGAATCATCATGATTTTGCCAGTGGCGTCGTGTTCgcataacggttagggtgtttgacccagaacccagaggtcttgggttcgccatcccctgacatgccaccgatgttgtgcccttgggaacggCACTTAacttgactttcctcactccacccaggtgtacaaaTGGTGATTTGGcttcggttgggaaggtaaaaaggcggtggaaggagagggtcgGGCTCGATCCGCCTTCCAACACCGCGCCTTAGACACAGTGACCAACATAACAACACAcggcccctatggcctcaaaaaggcaatgggactacctttacctttatctttACCAGTGGCGTGATAAGAAGGTACCACTAATATAATTAAGAAGGTTAACACTCAACACGGAGTGCATCAAACAGCAATCAAATGTTTAACGACCTCTCACTGGCCGGAAAAATCCCCGGGTCGGGCTGATTGTCCTGGCGGCAGTAGGCTTACAGTCGGCCGTGGAAGTTCCCTGGGAGAGGCTCGTGACAAGCTTATCAAAAATTATCATAAAGGAAAAATGATGCTGGATCGGGCAATGTGGAGTGAAGTATGTACttgtttagtcccggccgatggccgatagagagatagatagataggttaTCAATGCCAAGTTGAGAAACATTGACAAGTATTTTTACATTAAAGAAGCTGGAAATGCCAAATGTATGTTGCATGAGATACATGTTACTGTTAGTTTAAATGAAACGTACTGTCTCTGAATGTTGGCGTGAAAAACTATTTCAAACAATAATACTAATGAAttaattacttgtttgaaatctcTATCCAGATACGTACGATGCTCTCATCTGCGTTGAAGGCTTCATCGACGGCCACATCAAATGTGACGCCCTGCCTCACCTGCTGAAAGTGGTCAAACCAGGTGAGATATAGTCTTCGTTTGTCTACTACTCTCAAAATATCAGATCGTACTATAACCTCAATTAGCAACAACCGGAATAGCGTGAGTTGTCAAAAGGTCTTTGAGTCACCCCACACTATTCTTTGagtcaaaagaccttttgataACTCCACATACACTATTCTGGTTTCTGCTAGCTGAGGTGAGCACCATCTGATATTTTGAGATCGAGAGTAGTCGCACTTTGACCAAGACTAAGACTGTTGCTGACACATGGAGCTCAGTATAGTGATCTGCTGAGTGCTAGAATCTAATGTTAATTGATATATCTACGGTAACCAATTTCTCTTTCAAGGTTACGGTACTTTTTCATACCAGAACTTTGAAAATTATTTGTTTTTACCGATGACTTGGCGTGCTTTCGATGTCCCACCATGTTTTGTCGTTTCTGTCTTCCATTGCTTTTCATTTTGTCCCTGTAGCCTTGGTAGACTAgcaacctcacagttgagctcctagttTCAATCCTTTGGTATACATTGGAGACCCCGGTCCAATGCGGGGatgggcatcctggttggagctgcaaaTTGTCTTTCAGAACGTAAAATGTGGATCCTGTgattgaggaggtgcctcgagcgcgttaCTTAAGACACTACAACAGCCTTATTACTCAGATTGGGACCTACAGTATACCGGTACTTCAgatgaatttgcatttcagtacAGTCACTGATCCAGTTATTCATTCTTCTCTCCCAGGCGGCACTATTGTACTGACCGTTCGGGAGGAGTTCCTCCACATCACCGCCGAGTTCCGGAAGTTAGACCCGCTGATTGTGCGCCTGCGCGAGGAGGGAATGTGGGAATTCATCATCAGGTACATCACTCCCAACTACTTCGGCGAAAAAGATGGCGTCGTTTATGTGTACAAGCGCAAGTAGTGGACATGCTGAACATTCAACGTTTCTAAACAGATTCTGACCTGAGCTATCGTTGAAATGCTGACCACTAGCTTGATTGTGTTGTTGGAAAGCTATAGCAATATTTGAACTAAAATGATATCAGTTACTGTAATGACCAAATATtgttgaagatgaagaaagacgtCAAAGtctaaaaacaaaatatcacacATCAGTAAATGGCAGAGGTGTTGGGGTGATAATATGTAGCTCAGAGTATATCCTTCATCATGGTAGAATCATTAAAACTTTCTGTTTGTAGAAACATTCATATATTATCCATATGTTATTTTGAATCAAACAAAGAGGCATTGGGTTGTGATTGGTCTTGGTGTTAGATTATTTCACAGGAAATGTAAGGCATCAGTAgacatttcatttttcttcatttcatgtggtaaaatgtatttgtgtatACATCAAAAGGAATAGATTTACAGACGTCTAGACCGTGTACAGAATGTATAGCCTATGTGTATGGTATaaatataatattttttgtGAATAGGTTCGAATATACGGTGAATCAAAATACCAATGATATAACAGTTATTTTTACGTGCAATCTGATGTACTTGCGTGCATCACTGGTGCATCGTGTACTTATTGATAAATGATTTTGAGACGATCTATTTGATTGGAGAGGTTATGAACACATACAATGTGATAAAAAAGTGATCACTGTTATGTTGATACTAGCTGAATAAAATTATGGTAATATAAGAGAAGGCGGCGTATGTTTTATGTATTATTGATGTGTGGTGCATCAGGTGGTGGCATATTGGGAAAACAGGCCGATCAATAAAcacatgttgtgttgttttatgTAGGTGAGTAGCACGGTGGTGCGCTGTGAGAGGTTGTTGAATGAACAAAACGTATAACGCTATACATGGATATTGCAGCTGAGAAGAATCTAGCAAGAAACATAGTCTCAGACTCAATcatgaagaaaacaactttcgTTGCATTTCTTAAATTTTACGGTTGGACACCTTTGCATAGCAAGACTCGATTCAAGTCCTCTCAGTTGTgcaaggtaatctccaagcagatgtaacgttgggtaacataaattcgccatttttccgatgatggttgactgaaatcaatctagcagaacaataaaccatcatttttttctatcattctgtcagtatcatgtactatctttgcactgatcatatatatggtagattttgtctctagtcgtgctgacaccataatatttcaacttgaaactaccgtccgccgcacgcacaatgacggtgttgtcggacaggtgtgaacattatctcgggagagaagattcgtcttgaatatcttaccgttAATTaaattttatacagcagctattcgctccatccttggcttgaggagagtgctatggatatagacgtgtccaagtaaaaaaaatacacgaaaaaacggccgtaccgcacacatcgggccttcgggaacaacccgagtgttgagtcggtagaacgtcactcgaagtcgatccccaccgtcatggaaatttgtacattattcatcggggcgttagctggatgccgtagaaatggtaatactaccatgtccatgtgtttctgcttgtgctaagagcaaactttgaggaaaaaatcacacttagagtccagttgtaggttagcaaaagagattctaataagttgtattgtaaataattgtgttgagcaggaagcggatgtgacatttgtcttataaaccagcgaacaactatgtagtataattctcccacgaagccctcagactgtgacaataagggacggagagtttttgacgtagccaacttctaatgcatggttatcgataccctgggttccagactgtttatcgggccttttagccggttctctttagccggtaccttgcaGTCAGTTCTCCCGgtggcacagagaccccagcccgccgaaccctaattagcgcaccgggggagttctagccggggAGTTGACCGGCCAAAGGGGCGCGGTTATCACCCCCACGggctcaactccccggagcgttgattaagaccgggcgggcagactgttctCTGGCCACCGTAGGAAATCGATAGCGACCCGatactagtctggcgcccagggaaggttatcgaagcttttcagacagtgttctgaatacgttagtctgtcaagtttgcatttttagcggtattactgatgttgcatctagcacatatccctaaataccccgttttcgaaaaatcgcgaatttaagtaccccgcgaatttatgttacccaacgttaagtaTCATCGGCTCAGTTTCCGAGAGATTTAGGCGTGTTTTTGCAACCTTTTAGCGTGTCTTTCTATTCGTCGACGCAGGTACAAAACTAATTATTGCAAAACACACAGGCGTAAAAGGGTGCGTCTGATCTGAGTCAGGTCcttacatctgctcggagagaAGTCAAATGATCTTTGATTTGTTACTCTCAGACTCTCCAGTTCAACATTAAACCATTGCCTTCTACTCACAGAACTCTGATCCATGAAACATGCACTCCCATATATAGGTCAATAGACCAATTTCACAGCAACgcctacctccgtcaaaacgtacaaatcaatgcaagataaaaacataaaaatagaATTCTGACGGACATGCAACCACTCTCTCATCGGTGGATCCGATAATTGCCATGctactgctaattgtgatggacagtcagccTGGTTAAGGGTCGCCAAAGAAGAACGGCCTGCATGCCGGACCATAATTTCTACCCTACTCACTCTAAAATGCAGGCAGcatggtagcctctaccaggctccgcggatcgggaaaatagtacaaattggccaaatagagtgaatagtatgctataAAGGGTTGACGACTATGGCTAGAGGGTGTAAAAGGCAATCCACGGATTAAATTGGACCCTCTATCGTAGCCGACTTCCTCAGCAgacttagcatactattcactctatttcgccaatttctactattttccctgcgatccgtggggcctggtagaggctagcagcATGCATGGATCATTGGCGGTTCTTGCGTCATTCTTGCTCCAGAGGTTACATAGTATGAGAAACAGCAGGCAGCTCGACCTCAGCCAGTTTTGAACAACTTTTAATTCCGTCCAGATGGGCGACCTTTGCTAACACTGCCTAGAGGCTGCCACCTCTGCAGTACGCCCCGAGGTGTTCGAACTCACCTTCCGCAAAGTTTTCACGGTCTTCGATATCTCCAACATACCACAGAAAATATCGTTGAAATGCTTACCACTTGTTAAGTTATATTGACGCTTAGAAACATAACATTTGCCTACGGTTTTGAGTAAGTGTTGCACTCCAAAGTCCCCCTGTATTTAGATTGGACAAGCCCGTTCCAAGAAGTCGATAATCAGCGAGACCGTTTGCCAGCGTGCCCGGGTGATAagtgtgttgtttgtgtagcTAGCTCAGATGGGTATTCCCTGCTAGTATCCGTTTGTATAGAGAGTAAACAAGTACGTCTGACTCTGTCAACAAACTCGGGGGAACTGGTACCATCGACAAGAGGACTGGATGTAGAAAGGTAAGCTTATAGGATCAGTGACTCTACGTCTAAGTTTAATACAGCTAGATGGTCTAGACTGAGATCATAGATCCACAAGAGGGGCAACAGGCATGTCTACGGGACACTTCACTAACACGACCAGACCTATGATGTGACAATAATCGGTCAAAAAGAACTCTGTCTTTCACAAAGAGCTTTGATAATCATAATACAACTTTAAATAAACTTCAAAGCAGTTTCTGTTTTTTCTGTGATCAACTGCAGCATGTAAGCCTCAGGCTTCGTATCCTCGAATGGGCAAATTCAGGAAACTCGTTTTTACTCACTTCGTacgattaaacctccttggtacgaTACTACTAGACTCACTTCACCTtaaaatgacctttgacccgacGATCCATGCGAGATTTATTTGAAGTTCTTGTAGCGGTTGCAGCATAATTTATAACATTAAAAACAATTCACTCGATATTACCGTCCATTTAGTCCGTCAAATCATGTGGTGGCACTGGTACAAGCATGTCACTAGGGCTAGGATATTGCTTTCTCTTCAAAATCTAGTTTCTTCAAAATTATGTTGCTCTGCACTcttgtgtgggaggggggtgaggGGGACACATCTGTTTCTCATTCGGCCTTGGCAGCCTTGAAAGCCAACCGAGACAGAGTCCACACAGTGAGATCAAGTACCAAAGGAAAGAACAAAATGTACTGCCAAGAAAAACAACAGCCACGTGAGGTTCTGACGATATGGCGATCCTAGCGGGACCTGACCTAAATTGCAAGCTGTCACATAAAAGCTACACGATCCTATTGATTGTAAAGCGTGGAGGTACACACGTTCGCGCGCGGTCGATGTAAGCTACTGTGCAGGAGGGaaaattatattccccttccagtgggaagggggatatactgtttttgcttgcctgttcttcttcttcttcttcttcttcttcttctttcttcttcttcttctgccaaaaaccaagtagatgtgcggtggtagctctactaatggtattgcagaaagttatatgtaccttatgttacatggtacggatgttatatttgagatgtaggtacctataggaaaggtgaatacacctgacaatgaattatgcaaatgaggaccttatttgcataatctatgcagaaacttgtatttcccttaccgtaaaagctgcagatgtcatctttgagatgtaggtacctttaggaaaggtgaacacacctggacatgaattatgctaatgaggacctcatttgcataatttatgcagaaacctgTATTTCCcctaccgtaaaagctgcggatgtcatatttcagatgtatgtacctttaggaaaggtgaacacacctggccacgaattatgctaatgaggacttcatttgcataatttatgcataaacttgtatttcccttaccgtaaaagctatggatgtcatatttcagatgtaggtaccattaggaaaggtgaacacacctggccatgaattatgctaataaggacctcatttgcataatgtatgcataaacttgtatttcccttaccgtaaaagctgcggatgtcctcttaaagatgtaggtacctttaggaaaggtgaatatacctggacatgaattatgctaatgaggacctcatctgcataatttatgcataaacttgtttttcccttaccgtaagaGCAGCAGATGTCATActtcagatgtaggtacttttaggaaaggtgaacacacctggccacgaattatgctaatgaggacatcatttgcataatttatgcataaacttgtatttcccctaccgtaaaagctatggatgtcatatctgagatgtagttACCATTAAGAAAGTTCAGAAaatctggccatgaattatgttaatgagggcctcgtttgcataatttatgcataaactttaattttccttaccgtaaaagctacggatgtcatatttgagttgtaggtacctttaggaaaggtgaatacacctgaccatgaattatactaatgcagacctcgtttgcataatttatgcagaaacttcataatacccttacagtcaatgctaaggatgtcacatttgaggtgtaggtaatgggaggggaatatcctgcattttcctgaaaatgttgccattctagtttagTATACATCGGAACAGGAAGCTCGTCAGCAAAAACGAAGATTTTTTCATCGGTATTGACAAAATTGTTTTCTGGACGGTTTTTGCTTTCACTATATATTAAAAGATTAAGTTCATTGTTCATTTGTTGTATTAAAAAACATACACGTGTTATGATGAATTATGGTAGCTTAAGGTAAAATGTCAATTGATGATCTTCTGTATGAATGACAATGTTGTGTACGTGTTAACATTCAGAAGAATTAGTTTTCAGTATCACTTGAACAATTGAAAGCACATAAATTGCATGTATGCCCATTTACACTACATTGTACCTGAGTATACAGAACATATTTAAACAGAACTGAATCGGAGCTTGGTGTTGCAAATCTCCCTTGCATTTGAcggcttttttttctgtcagctttCATGCAGTTTTCGTTTTTCATTTAAAATTCGACACGCACCACTCCCACCCCCAATTTCCCCAAGCCCCGTGTGGTCATCATTAGAAGTTCAACTaaccttcaagcagatgttaggagccTACTCATTACTCAATATTTTACGCCTTGCTTTGCAACAATGATAAGTATTTTATATTATTGCACTTTTTTAACGGTTAGCCAATATTCCCAAAATATAAGTAAACCACTGAGAATGAGCcgtatccttacatctgcttagagattaatgaatgaagaccttccaATGGACATTTTTGCCCCattgggctaagcacaggtcacatgttaacaatcatatacatatcaATGAGCATATAAacatctagtactagtatactagtactaaTATCCATCCAGTCTTCAACGCACTGGTCCTATCGAACGCGAGATGTAGAATAACAGGGGCAGTTACAGTGTATCGTTTTCTTTGGGAAGTTATCCCAATCTTTCACACCTGTTGTTGATTATGCCTCGCTGGATCTGTCGACTGTAGCGGATTTGTGTGACGCGACCTCAAGAGGGCAttcttgtttgtgtttgaaCTATCACAATGTGTGTAGTGAATCTCCTCAGTCATGttatatgtatgtactgtaaatcaaagACTGATTATGAACGCCATCTTGCGGGTTTCGTTACTCGTGCAAGACTGGACGGGAGCCTTCAATTTGACATGTAAAAGAGAGCGAACCAAGTATAGCTTAAAACTACATCACATACCGAGTGAAAATACCCTCTTTACCCTATGATGTAAATATGGAAAAGGGTGAAAACTGAAATATCCTGGAGGACGACGAAACGCTAGACCTCCTCATAGCTGAGTTGTTACTGAACTGTCCCTtggtttgcatacatgtatccaGGCATGTATCGTCTGTTTCCGGCTGTACAAAATATTTCAGCGTTTGTGGGATCACAGATAACGATCTCGTACCCAAACCACGGATCCGTATACGTCAGAAGCCATGGAttttcaaactaaaaaaaagtgtATAAATAATCTCAGTTCTTTTGTAATGACGTCATTGGTGGTAATGCCGTTGTTCATTTTGGTGCAAATTTGCGTACCGATTTGTAGTTAGTTGTCGTCGGGACGTCCGGAGCCATTGTCCCGTGTGA contains these protein-coding regions:
- the LOC136430605 gene encoding methyltransferase-like protein 27 produces the protein MAQTLVMEKFRKFQKSGVKHGDVLDVYKKWASTYDKDLDLIKHSSAHAGASALADELTRLQKPKNVRILDVAAGTGFCGLELKKRGFTNIDALDACQEMLNVAESKDVYKSLICEDVGDKPLQIENDTYDALICVEGFIDGHIKCDALPHLLKVVKPGGTIVLTVREEFLHITAEFRKLDPLIVRLREEGMWEFIIRYITPNYFGEKDGVVYVYKRK